The following are encoded together in the Pseudomonas sediminis genome:
- the metG gene encoding methionine--tRNA ligase, which yields MTEARKILVTSALPYANGSIHLGHMLEYVQTDMWVRYQKLRGNQAIYVCADDAHGSAIMLRAEKEGITPEQLIDGVRAEHMADFADFGVDFDNYHSTHSDENRELSAAIYLALRDKGHIATRAVTQYFDPEKGMFLADRFIKGTCPKCGTEDQYGDNCEKCGATYSPTELKNPRSAISGAVPVLKESQHFFFKLPDFEAMLKQWTRSGALQEAVANKIAEWLDGGLQEWDISRDAPYFGFEIPDEPGKYFYVWLDAPIGYMASFKNLCSKRPELDFDAFWGKDSTAELYHFIGKDIVNFHALFWPAMLEGAGYRKPTAVNVHGYLTVNGQKMSKSRGTFIKARTYLDHLNPEYLRYYYASKLSRGVDDLDLNLEDFVQKVNSDLVGKVVNIASRCAGFIHKGNAGLLVAANPEPELWDAFQAAAPSIADAYEARDFSRAMREIMALADRANAWIADKAPWALNKVEGKQAEVQQICALGINLFRQLVIMLKPVLPKLAAEAEAFLNVKPQSWADLALPLANHQLNPFNPLLTRIEQPKIEAMIEASKEDLAAEAPKPQGNGELSKDPLAAEINFDAFAAVDLRIALIEKCEFVQGADKLLRLSLDIGDEKRNVFSGIKSAYPDPSKLEGRLTLYVANLAPRKMKFGVSEGMVLAAGPGGEEIYLLSPDSGAKPGQRVK from the coding sequence ATGACCGAAGCCCGCAAGATTCTCGTTACCAGCGCCCTCCCCTACGCCAACGGTTCGATCCACCTCGGCCACATGCTCGAGTACGTGCAGACCGACATGTGGGTGCGCTACCAGAAGCTGCGTGGCAACCAGGCCATCTATGTGTGCGCGGACGACGCACACGGTTCGGCCATCATGCTGCGCGCAGAAAAGGAAGGCATCACACCCGAGCAGTTGATCGATGGTGTACGCGCCGAGCACATGGCCGACTTCGCCGACTTCGGTGTGGACTTCGACAATTACCACTCGACCCACTCCGACGAGAACCGCGAGCTGTCGGCGGCCATCTACCTGGCGCTGCGCGACAAGGGGCATATCGCCACCCGCGCCGTGACCCAGTATTTCGACCCCGAGAAAGGCATGTTCCTCGCCGACCGATTCATCAAGGGCACCTGCCCGAAATGCGGCACCGAGGACCAGTACGGCGACAACTGCGAGAAATGCGGCGCGACTTACTCGCCAACCGAGTTGAAGAACCCACGCTCGGCCATCTCCGGCGCGGTACCGGTGCTCAAGGAGTCGCAACACTTCTTCTTCAAGCTGCCGGACTTCGAAGCCATGCTCAAGCAGTGGACGCGCTCCGGCGCGCTGCAGGAAGCGGTGGCCAACAAGATCGCCGAGTGGCTCGACGGTGGCCTGCAGGAGTGGGACATCTCCCGCGACGCCCCCTACTTCGGCTTCGAGATTCCGGACGAGCCGGGCAAGTACTTCTACGTCTGGCTGGACGCGCCGATCGGCTACATGGCCAGCTTCAAGAACCTCTGCAGCAAACGCCCGGAGCTGGACTTCGACGCGTTCTGGGGCAAGGACTCGACCGCTGAGTTGTATCACTTCATCGGCAAGGACATCGTCAACTTCCACGCTCTGTTCTGGCCGGCCATGCTCGAAGGCGCCGGCTACCGTAAGCCCACCGCGGTCAACGTGCACGGCTACCTGACGGTCAACGGCCAGAAAATGTCCAAGTCGCGCGGTACCTTCATCAAGGCGCGCACCTACCTGGACCACCTGAACCCGGAATACCTGCGCTACTACTACGCCTCCAAGCTGAGCCGTGGCGTGGACGACCTCGATCTGAACCTCGAGGACTTCGTGCAGAAGGTCAACTCGGACCTGGTCGGCAAGGTGGTCAACATCGCCAGCCGTTGCGCCGGCTTCATCCACAAGGGCAACGCCGGCCTGCTGGTTGCCGCCAACCCGGAACCCGAGCTGTGGGATGCCTTCCAGGCCGCCGCGCCGAGTATCGCCGATGCCTACGAGGCGCGTGATTTCTCCCGCGCCATGCGCGAAATCATGGCGCTGGCCGACCGCGCCAACGCCTGGATCGCCGACAAGGCGCCCTGGGCACTGAACAAGGTCGAAGGCAAGCAAGCCGAGGTACAGCAGATCTGCGCGCTGGGTATCAACCTGTTCCGCCAACTGGTGATCATGCTCAAGCCGGTGCTGCCGAAGCTGGCCGCCGAGGCAGAAGCGTTCCTCAATGTGAAGCCTCAGTCCTGGGCCGACCTGGCGCTACCGCTGGCCAACCACCAGTTGAATCCGTTCAACCCGCTGCTGACCCGCATCGAGCAACCGAAAATCGAAGCCATGATCGAAGCCTCCAAGGAAGACCTCGCCGCCGAAGCGCCCAAACCACAAGGCAATGGCGAACTGAGCAAGGACCCGCTGGCTGCCGAGATCAATTTCGACGCCTTCGCTGCCGTCGACCTGCGCATCGCCCTGATCGAAAAATGCGAATTCGTCCAAGGCGCCGACAAGCTGCTGCGCCTGTCGCTGGATATCGGCGACGAAAAGCGCAATGTGTTCTCCGGCATCAAGTCCGCCTACCCGGACCCGAGCAAGCTGGAAGGCCGCCTGACCCTGTACGTCGCCAACCTGGCACCGCGCAAGATGAAGTTCGGCGTCAGCGAAGGCATGGTCCTGGCTGCCGGCCCCGGCGGTGAGGAAATCTACCTGCTCAGCCCGGATAGCGGCGCCAAGCCAGGCCAGCGCGTCAAGTAA